A region from the Citrobacter telavivensis genome encodes:
- the hutH gene encoding histidine ammonia-lyase, with protein sequence MNTMTLTPGHLSFSQLREVWQRPVKLSLDASAIDGINASVACVNTIVAEGRTAYGINTGFGLLAQTRIADDDLQNLQRSLVLSHAAGVGDALDDALVRLIMVLKINSLARGFSGIRLSVIDALIALVNAEVWPHIPAKGSVGASGDLAPLAHMSLTLLGEGKARWQGEWLPATEALKKAGLEPITLAAKEGLALLNGTQASTAFALRGLFEAQELFASAIVCGSLTTEAVLGSRRPFDARIHAARGQRGQIDAAALYRHVLTETSALSASHHNCEKVQDPYSLRCQPQVMGACLTQMRQVMDVLLAEANAVSDNPLVFAEQGDVISGGNFHAEPVAMAADNLALAIAEIGALSERRIALMMDKHMSQLPPFLVKNGGVNSGFMIAQVTAAALASENKALAHPHSVDSLPTSANQEDHVSMAPAAGRRLWEMAANTRGVLAVEWLAACQGIDLREGLTSSPLLEQARTALREQVAHYTQDRFFAPDIERATELLAQGTLLQLVPEFL encoded by the coding sequence ATGAACACCATGACCTTAACGCCGGGCCATCTGAGCTTTTCACAGCTGCGCGAAGTCTGGCAGCGGCCGGTTAAACTGAGCCTCGACGCCAGCGCCATCGACGGCATTAACGCCAGCGTGGCCTGCGTCAACACGATTGTCGCTGAAGGGCGTACGGCCTACGGCATTAACACGGGTTTTGGCCTGCTGGCGCAAACGCGCATTGCCGATGACGATCTGCAAAACCTGCAGCGTTCGCTGGTGCTGTCGCATGCGGCAGGCGTGGGCGACGCGTTAGATGACGCGCTGGTGCGCCTGATCATGGTGCTGAAGATAAACAGCCTGGCGCGCGGTTTCTCCGGCATTCGCCTTAGCGTGATAGACGCGCTGATTGCGCTGGTTAACGCCGAAGTCTGGCCGCACATTCCGGCGAAAGGGTCGGTGGGCGCATCAGGTGATTTGGCGCCGCTGGCCCATATGTCGCTCACGCTGTTAGGTGAAGGGAAGGCGCGCTGGCAGGGCGAATGGCTACCCGCGACGGAAGCGTTAAAAAAAGCCGGGCTGGAGCCGATTACGCTGGCGGCGAAAGAAGGGCTGGCGCTGCTTAACGGCACGCAGGCGTCGACGGCGTTTGCGCTGCGCGGGCTGTTTGAAGCGCAGGAGCTGTTCGCGTCCGCCATCGTGTGCGGATCGTTAACCACCGAAGCGGTGCTGGGGTCACGCCGCCCGTTTGATGCGCGCATTCACGCCGCGCGCGGGCAGCGTGGGCAGATTGACGCGGCGGCGCTGTATCGCCACGTACTGACGGAGACCAGCGCGCTGTCGGCGTCACACCACAATTGTGAAAAGGTGCAGGATCCGTATTCTCTGCGCTGTCAGCCGCAGGTGATGGGCGCGTGCCTGACGCAGATGCGCCAGGTGATGGACGTGCTGCTGGCGGAAGCCAATGCGGTCTCCGATAACCCGCTGGTTTTTGCTGAGCAGGGGGACGTCATCTCCGGCGGTAACTTCCATGCCGAACCGGTGGCGATGGCGGCGGATAATCTGGCGCTGGCCATTGCCGAGATAGGCGCGCTTTCCGAACGCCGTATTGCGCTGATGATGGATAAACACATGTCGCAACTGCCGCCTTTCCTCGTCAAAAACGGTGGGGTGAATTCCGGCTTTATGATTGCCCAGGTGACGGCGGCAGCGCTCGCCAGTGAGAACAAAGCGCTGGCGCATCCGCACAGCGTGGACAGTCTGCCAACGTCGGCGAATCAGGAAGATCATGTATCGATGGCACCGGCGGCGGGACGCAGGTTGTGGGAAATGGCGGCGAATACTCGCGGCGTACTGGCCGTCGAGTGGCTGGCAGCCTGTCAGGGGATCGATTTACGCGAAGGGTTAACGTCAAGTCCGCTACTGGAGCAGGCGCGAACCGCATTACGTGAGCAGGTCGCGCATTATACCCAGGACCGTTTCTTCGCCCCGGATATTGAGCGTGCGACAGAATTGCTTGCGCAGGGGACCTTGTTGCAGCTTGTGCCGGAGTTTCTTTGA
- the hutU gene encoding urocanate hydratase — protein MSHSKYRQQDIRAPRGTTLTAKSWLTEAPLRMLMNNLDPDVAENPHELVVYGGIGRAARNWECYDAIVNALTQLEADETLLVQSGKPVGVFRTHQNAPRVLIANSNLVPHWATWEHFNELDAKGLAMYGQMTAGSWIYIGSQGIVQGTYETFVEAGRQHYDGNLRGRWVLTAGLGGMGGAQPLAATLAGACSLNIECQQSRIDFRLRTRYVDEQATSLDDALARIEKYTREGKAVSIALCANAADVVPELVKRGVRPDMVTDQTSAHDPLHGYLPSGWDWETYQQKALSDPQGTVEAAKRSMAKHVEAMLAFNDMGVPTFDYGNNIRQMAKEMGVENAFAFPGFVPAYIRPLFCRGIGPFRWVALSGDPQDIYKTDAKVKEIVADDEHLHRWLDMARERINFQGLPARICWVGLEWRQKLGLAFNEMVRSGEVSAPIVIGRDHLDSGSVASPNRETEAMRDGSDAVSDWPLLNALLNTASGATWVSLHHGGGVGMGFSQHAGMVIVCDGSDEAAERIARVLHNDPATGVMRHADAGYDIAVECAVEQGLNLPMVAATQGKC, from the coding sequence ATGTCTCATAGCAAGTATCGCCAGCAAGATATCCGCGCCCCGCGAGGGACAACGCTGACGGCCAAATCCTGGCTGACCGAAGCGCCGCTGCGCATGTTGATGAATAACCTGGATCCCGACGTCGCCGAAAACCCGCATGAGCTGGTGGTGTACGGCGGTATAGGGCGCGCGGCCCGTAACTGGGAGTGCTATGACGCGATTGTCAATGCCCTGACTCAACTGGAAGCGGATGAAACGCTGCTGGTTCAGTCCGGCAAACCGGTTGGCGTATTCAGAACCCATCAGAACGCCCCGCGCGTGCTCATCGCCAACTCCAACCTCGTTCCGCACTGGGCGACCTGGGAGCATTTCAACGAACTGGATGCAAAAGGGCTGGCGATGTACGGCCAGATGACGGCTGGAAGCTGGATCTATATCGGTAGTCAGGGGATTGTGCAGGGCACCTATGAAACGTTTGTTGAAGCGGGACGCCAGCATTACGACGGCAATCTGCGCGGGCGCTGGGTGTTAACCGCCGGACTCGGCGGCATGGGGGGCGCGCAGCCGTTGGCGGCAACGCTGGCTGGCGCCTGTTCCCTGAACATTGAATGTCAACAGAGCCGCATCGATTTCCGCCTGCGCACCCGCTATGTCGATGAACAGGCGACGTCCCTTGATGACGCGCTGGCACGTATCGAAAAATATACTCGCGAAGGCAAAGCCGTTTCGATTGCCCTGTGCGCCAATGCGGCGGACGTCGTGCCCGAACTGGTGAAACGCGGCGTACGCCCGGACATGGTCACCGACCAGACCAGCGCCCACGATCCCTTGCATGGCTATCTGCCTTCCGGCTGGGACTGGGAGACCTATCAGCAGAAAGCGCTCTCCGATCCGCAGGGAACCGTAGAGGCAGCGAAGCGTTCGATGGCGAAACACGTCGAGGCCATGCTGGCGTTCAACGACATGGGCGTACCTACGTTTGATTACGGCAACAATATCCGTCAGATGGCAAAAGAGATGGGTGTGGAAAACGCCTTTGCCTTTCCTGGCTTCGTACCGGCCTATATTCGCCCGCTGTTCTGTCGCGGCATCGGACCGTTCCGCTGGGTGGCGCTTTCCGGCGATCCACAGGATATTTATAAAACCGATGCCAAAGTGAAAGAGATTGTGGCGGATGACGAGCACCTCCATCGCTGGCTGGACATGGCGCGGGAGCGGATTAATTTCCAGGGGCTGCCAGCGCGTATCTGCTGGGTGGGTCTTGAATGGCGGCAAAAACTCGGCCTGGCGTTCAACGAAATGGTGCGCAGTGGTGAAGTCTCTGCACCGATTGTGATCGGTCGCGACCATCTGGATTCCGGCTCTGTCGCCAGTCCGAACCGCGAAACCGAGGCGATGCGCGACGGTTCTGACGCGGTGTCCGACTGGCCGCTGCTCAATGCGCTGCTCAACACGGCGAGCGGAGCCACCTGGGTATCGCTGCACCACGGCGGCGGCGTAGGAATGGGCTTCTCACAGCACGCCGGGATGGTCATTGTCTGCGACGGCAGCGATGAAGCGGCCGAGCGAATTGCCCGGGTACTGCATAACGATCCGGCGACCGGCGTGATGCGTCATGCGGATGCGGGCTACGACATCGCCGTGGAGTGCGCTGTGGAACAAGGTCTGAATCTACCGATGGTTGCGGCAACGCAGGGGAAATGCTGA
- a CDS encoding histidine utilization repressor, with product MTLSRPRSAPAPFYETVKREISEKIASGVWQPHDRIPSEAELVAQYGFSRMTINRALRELTDEGMLVRLQGVGTFVAEPKGQSALFEIRSIADEIASRGHRHHCEVLILEKKPANARQAAVLKVSEGTTIFHSVMVHFENDQPVQIEDRCVNADIVPAYLAQDYSQTTPHAYLSLIAPLTEGEHIVEAVRATAQECALLDIGETDPCLLIRRTTWSATQIVSHARLLFPGSRYRLQGHFSS from the coding sequence ATGACACTCTCTCGCCCTCGTTCTGCTCCCGCGCCGTTTTATGAGACGGTTAAACGCGAGATTAGCGAAAAGATCGCCAGCGGCGTCTGGCAGCCGCACGATCGCATTCCGTCGGAGGCGGAGCTGGTGGCGCAGTACGGCTTCAGTCGGATGACCATCAACCGGGCGCTGCGCGAACTGACCGACGAAGGGATGCTGGTGCGCCTGCAGGGGGTGGGAACCTTTGTCGCGGAGCCGAAAGGCCAGTCTGCACTGTTTGAAATTCGCAGTATTGCCGACGAAATCGCCTCCCGGGGGCATCGGCATCACTGCGAGGTGCTGATTCTGGAAAAAAAACCGGCCAATGCGCGACAGGCGGCGGTGCTGAAGGTCAGTGAAGGGACGACGATTTTCCACTCTGTGATGGTGCATTTTGAAAACGACCAGCCGGTACAGATAGAAGATCGCTGTGTGAATGCCGACATTGTCCCGGCGTATCTGGCGCAGGATTACAGTCAGACCACGCCACATGCCTATCTGTCGTTGATTGCCCCGCTGACGGAAGGGGAGCACATTGTTGAAGCAGTGCGCGCTACGGCGCAAGAGTGTGCCTTACTGGATATTGGCGAGACCGATCCTTGTCTGCTGATTCGTCGTACCACCTGGTCCGCCACGCAGATCGTTTCCCATGCGCGACTGCTCTTCCCGGGGTCTCGCTACCGGTTGCAGGGCCATTTCTCCTCCTGA
- a CDS encoding formimidoylglutamase has translation MTQWEAAAPDLWQGRDDSGEAANALRLFQTTARSQTFSPEHYRDKIALLGFACDEGVKRNQGRPGAAGAPDALRCALANLASHAGHERLVDMGNLLAPTADLEGAQQALRDAVSRCHQAGMRTFVLGGGHETAFGHGAGIFDAFPGERVGIVNLDAHLDLRNAGRATSGTPFRQLAQLCDQQQREFRYACIGVSRAANTQALWDEAQKRNVLVVEDLQCSEAHAQLAAFISEVDKLYLTVDLDVLPVAEMPAVSAPAALGVPLATLLTVIEPICRSGKLQAVDMVEFNPRFDNDGRSARVAARLGWQIAHWWQ, from the coding sequence ATGACGCAATGGGAAGCTGCTGCCCCTGATCTGTGGCAGGGGCGAGATGACAGCGGTGAAGCCGCAAACGCGCTGCGTCTGTTTCAGACCACAGCGCGCAGCCAGACGTTTTCGCCAGAGCATTATCGCGACAAAATAGCGCTGCTCGGCTTTGCCTGCGATGAGGGGGTTAAGCGTAATCAAGGGCGTCCTGGTGCCGCCGGCGCGCCTGACGCGCTGCGTTGTGCGCTGGCGAACCTGGCGAGCCACGCGGGGCATGAGCGACTGGTGGATATGGGGAATCTACTGGCCCCGACGGCGGATCTGGAAGGGGCGCAACAGGCGCTGCGTGATGCGGTCTCTCGATGTCATCAGGCCGGGATGCGCACCTTCGTTCTTGGCGGCGGACATGAGACGGCATTCGGCCACGGGGCGGGTATTTTCGACGCGTTCCCCGGCGAGCGGGTAGGGATCGTTAACCTCGACGCACATCTGGATCTGCGCAACGCCGGGCGGGCGACTTCCGGTACGCCGTTTCGCCAACTGGCACAGCTTTGCGACCAGCAGCAGCGCGAGTTCCGCTACGCCTGCATCGGCGTCAGTCGGGCGGCAAATACTCAGGCGCTGTGGGATGAGGCGCAAAAGCGCAACGTGCTGGTGGTTGAAGATTTGCAGTGCAGCGAAGCCCACGCCCAGCTGGCGGCGTTTATCAGCGAGGTAGATAAACTCTATCTGACGGTCGATCTCGACGTACTGCCTGTTGCCGAGATGCCCGCGGTGTCGGCTCCGGCGGCGCTGGGCGTGCCCTTGGCGACCCTGCTGACGGTGATTGAGCCTATTTGTCGCAGCGGTAAGCTCCAGGCGGTGGATATGGTTGAATTTAATCCTCGCTTTGATAATGATGGCAGGTCGGCACGCGTGGCTGCGCGGCTTGGCTGGCAAATCGCCCATTGGTGGCAGTAA
- a CDS encoding imidazolonepropionase, with product MQHLLPDDTLWRNLRLATLDPEQPTPYGMLDRHALIIREGRVLAIVPETSLPTAHANTHDLQGRLVTPGLIDCHTHLVFGGNRASEWEQRLNGVSYQQISAQGGGINATVSATRAATEETLFASAQARIARLIREGVTLLEVKSGYGLNVAAEEKMLRVAARLAEENLIEISPTLLAAHAVPVEYRDNPDGYITHVCETILPQLWERGLFEAVDLFCESVGFTLAQSERVLHAAQAAGIPVKGHVEQLSLLGGTQLVSRYHGLSADHIEYLDEAGVAAMRHSGTVGVLLPGAFYFLKETQRPPVELLRRYQIPMAVATDFNPGTSPFISLHLAMNMACVQFGLTPEEAWAGVTRHAAQALGRQTTHGQLKAGYVADFNVWDAQNPVEILYEPGRNPLYQRIFRGEMT from the coding sequence ATGCAACACCTGTTACCTGATGATACGCTCTGGCGAAACCTTCGTCTGGCGACGCTCGACCCGGAGCAGCCGACGCCGTATGGCATGCTGGACCGTCATGCGTTGATTATCCGCGAGGGGCGCGTGCTGGCGATTGTGCCGGAGACATCACTCCCGACAGCGCACGCCAATACGCATGACCTGCAGGGGCGTCTGGTGACGCCCGGACTGATTGACTGCCACACGCATCTGGTGTTTGGCGGCAACCGCGCCAGCGAGTGGGAACAACGGCTGAACGGTGTCTCTTACCAGCAGATCAGCGCGCAGGGCGGTGGTATTAACGCTACCGTGTCGGCAACGCGTGCCGCAACAGAGGAGACGCTCTTTGCCTCTGCACAGGCGCGGATCGCGCGTCTGATACGCGAGGGCGTGACCCTGTTGGAAGTGAAATCCGGCTACGGTCTGAATGTGGCAGCAGAAGAAAAGATGCTGCGCGTTGCGGCCCGCCTGGCCGAAGAGAATCTCATCGAAATCAGCCCCACGCTGCTGGCGGCGCATGCCGTACCGGTTGAATATCGGGACAATCCTGACGGTTATATCACCCACGTCTGCGAAACGATACTGCCGCAGTTATGGGAAAGGGGGCTGTTTGAAGCGGTCGATCTGTTTTGCGAGAGCGTAGGGTTTACCCTGGCCCAGAGCGAGCGGGTACTGCACGCGGCGCAGGCGGCAGGCATCCCGGTCAAAGGGCATGTTGAGCAATTGTCTCTGCTTGGCGGGACGCAACTGGTCAGTCGCTATCACGGGCTTTCTGCGGATCACATTGAATATCTTGATGAAGCAGGCGTGGCGGCGATGCGTCACAGCGGCACCGTTGGCGTACTGCTTCCGGGGGCGTTTTATTTTCTGAAAGAGACACAGCGTCCGCCCGTTGAATTGCTGCGTCGCTACCAGATCCCAATGGCCGTAGCGACCGATTTCAATCCCGGCACCAGTCCCTTTATCAGCCTGCACCTGGCGATGAACATGGCCTGCGTTCAGTTTGGACTGACACCGGAAGAGGCGTGGGCGGGCGTTACCCGTCATGCCGCTCAGGCGCTGGGACGCCAGACGACGCACGGACAACTAAAAGCGGGCTACGTTGCCGATTTTAACGTCTGGGATGCGCAAAACCCGGTGGAGATCCTCTATGAACCAGGGCGCAACCCGCTGTATCAACGCATATTTCGAGGAGAAATGACATGA
- a CDS encoding putative acyl-CoA thioester hydrolase: MNTSSVSRLALALAFGVTLTACSSTPPDQIPSDQTAPGTSSRPILSANEAQNFVAKNYFSSLTPNTAPWTPSSISLPAQPDFVVGPAGTQGVTHTTIQAAVDAAITTRTNKRQYIAIMPGEYQGTVYIPAAPGSLTLYGTGEKPLDVKIGAAIDGEMSTADWRHTVNPGGKYMPGKPAWYMFDNCQSKRGANIGVMCSAVLWSQNNGLQLQNLTVENNLGDSVDAGNHPAVALRTDGDKVQIDKVNILGRQNTFFVTNSGVQNRLENDRQPRTLVINSYIEGDVDMVSGRGAVVFDNTDFRVVNSRTQQEAYVFAPATLSNIYYGFLATNSRFTAAGDGVAQLGRSLDVDSNTNGQVVIRDSVINEGFNMAQPWADAVVSKRPFAGNTGAKDDKGETQRNLNDTNFNRMWEYNNRGVGSKVVAAPKQ, from the coding sequence GTGAACACATCATCAGTTTCCCGTCTGGCGCTGGCACTGGCTTTTGGCGTGACGCTGACCGCCTGTAGCTCTACCCCGCCGGATCAAATTCCTTCCGATCAAACCGCGCCTGGAACCTCCTCGCGCCCCATTTTGTCGGCGAATGAAGCGCAGAATTTTGTCGCTAAAAACTATTTTTCTTCCCTGACGCCGAACACTGCGCCGTGGACGCCGTCCTCGATTTCTCTGCCCGCGCAGCCTGACTTTGTCGTCGGCCCGGCCGGTACGCAAGGCGTGACCCACACCACCATTCAGGCGGCAGTGGATGCAGCGATCACCACGCGCACCAACAAACGTCAGTACATTGCCATTATGCCGGGTGAGTATCAGGGAACCGTCTATATCCCTGCGGCACCGGGCAGCCTGACGCTATACGGAACGGGTGAAAAACCGTTAGACGTGAAGATTGGCGCGGCGATTGACGGTGAAATGAGCACCGCTGACTGGCGTCATACGGTGAACCCGGGTGGGAAATATATGCCAGGTAAACCGGCCTGGTACATGTTTGACAACTGCCAGAGCAAACGCGGCGCGAACATTGGCGTGATGTGTTCAGCCGTACTGTGGTCACAGAACAATGGCCTGCAGTTGCAGAATCTGACCGTTGAAAACAATCTCGGCGACAGCGTGGATGCGGGTAACCACCCGGCCGTTGCGTTACGCACCGACGGTGACAAAGTTCAGATCGACAAGGTAAACATTCTGGGCCGCCAGAACACCTTCTTTGTGACCAACAGCGGCGTGCAGAACCGTCTGGAAAATGACCGTCAGCCGCGCACCCTGGTCATCAACAGCTACATCGAAGGTGATGTGGATATGGTTTCCGGTCGCGGCGCAGTGGTGTTCGATAACACCGACTTCCGCGTGGTGAACTCCCGTACTCAACAAGAAGCGTACGTCTTCGCACCGGCAACGCTGTCGAACATTTACTACGGTTTCCTCGCCACCAACAGCCGCTTCACCGCCGCCGGTGACGGCGTGGCGCAACTGGGCCGCTCACTGGATGTTGACAGCAACACCAACGGTCAGGTCGTGATCCGCGATAGCGTGATCAACGAAGGCTTTAACATGGCGCAGCCGTGGGCTGACGCGGTGGTCTCGAAGCGTCCTTTCGCGGGCAATACCGGCGCGAAAGATGATAAAGGCGAAACCCAGCGTAACCTGAACGACACCAACTTTAACCGCATGTGGGAATACAATAACCGCGGTGTGGGCAGCAAAGTGGTGGCGGCACCGAAGCAGTAA
- a CDS encoding 6-phosphogluconolactonase, with amino-acid sequence MKQTVYTASPESQQIHVWSLGHDGALKLVQVVDVPGQVQPMVVSPDKRYLYVGVRPEFRVLAYRIAPDDGALTFAAESALPGSPTHISTDHHGRFVFVGSYNAGNVSVTRLEDGLPAGLVDVVEGMDGCHSANISPDNRTLWVPALKQDRICLFTLSDDGKLVAQEPAEVTTVEGAGPRHMAFHPNQQYAYCVNELNSSVDVWELKDPHGDIECVQTLDMMPADFSDTRWAADIHITPDGRHLYACDRTASLITVFSVSEDGSVLTKEGFQPTETQPRGFNVDHSGKYLIAAGQKSHHIAVYEIAGEQGLLTEKGRYAVGQGPMWVVVNAY; translated from the coding sequence ATGAAGCAAACCGTTTATACCGCCAGCCCTGAAAGCCAACAGATCCACGTCTGGAGCTTGGGTCATGATGGCGCGTTGAAGCTGGTACAGGTGGTTGATGTGCCCGGGCAGGTTCAGCCGATGGTGGTCAGCCCGGATAAACGCTATCTCTACGTGGGCGTGCGTCCTGAATTCCGCGTGCTGGCTTACCGGATTGCGCCGGATGATGGTGCGCTGACGTTTGCCGCAGAATCCGCACTGCCGGGCAGCCCAACACACATTTCAACCGATCATCATGGGCGTTTCGTCTTTGTCGGCTCCTATAATGCGGGCAACGTCAGCGTGACGCGTCTGGAAGACGGCCTGCCGGCCGGGCTTGTGGATGTGGTGGAAGGGATGGATGGCTGTCACTCTGCCAATATCTCTCCGGACAACCGCACCCTGTGGGTGCCTGCGCTGAAGCAGGATCGCATCTGCCTGTTTACCCTCAGCGATGACGGTAAGCTGGTGGCGCAAGAGCCAGCAGAAGTGACCACCGTTGAAGGGGCCGGTCCGCGTCATATGGCTTTCCATCCGAATCAGCAATATGCGTACTGCGTCAACGAGCTCAACAGTTCTGTGGACGTCTGGGAGCTGAAAGATCCGCACGGCGACATCGAATGCGTGCAAACGCTGGATATGATGCCGGCTGATTTCTCTGACACCCGCTGGGCGGCGGACATACACATTACGCCCGATGGTCGTCATCTGTATGCCTGTGACCGCACCGCCAGCCTGATTACCGTATTCAGCGTTTCAGAAGATGGCAGCGTGTTGACCAAAGAGGGCTTCCAGCCAACCGAAACGCAGCCGCGCGGTTTCAACGTTGACCATAGTGGGAAATACCTGATTGCCGCCGGACAGAAGTCGCACCATATTGCGGTGTACGAGATTGCCGGTGAGCAGGGGTTGTTGACGGAAAAGGGACGTTATGCGGTAGGCCAGGGCCCGATGTGGGTAGTGGTTAACGCGTATTAA
- a CDS encoding pyridoxal phosphatase codes for MTTRVIALDLDGTLLTPQKTLLPSSVEALSRARAAGYQLIIVTGRHHVAIHPFYQALALDTPAICCNGTYLYDYHAKNVLKADPLPVDQALQLITLLESHQVHGLMYVDDAMLYEHPTGHVIRTSNWAQTLPPEQRPVFTQVPSLAQAARDVNAVWKFALTDDDIPKLQQFGKHVEQQLGLECEWSWHDQVDIARQGNSKGKRLTQWVESQSSSMENVIAFGDNYNDISMLEAAGTGVAMGNADDEIKARANVVIGDNTTDSIAKFIYSQLL; via the coding sequence ATGACCACTCGCGTGATTGCCCTGGATTTAGATGGAACCCTGCTGACCCCGCAAAAGACCCTGCTCCCCTCGTCTGTCGAAGCGCTGTCACGCGCCAGAGCGGCGGGTTACCAACTTATCATCGTCACCGGGCGTCATCACGTTGCGATTCATCCTTTTTATCAGGCACTGGCGCTGGATACACCTGCAATTTGCTGTAATGGCACTTATTTGTATGATTATCACGCAAAAAATGTTCTTAAGGCCGACCCCCTACCGGTTGACCAGGCGCTGCAGCTTATTACATTGCTGGAATCGCATCAGGTTCATGGTCTGATGTATGTCGATGACGCCATGCTGTATGAGCATCCGACCGGCCATGTCATTCGCACATCAAACTGGGCGCAGACGCTGCCACCGGAACAGCGTCCGGTCTTCACTCAGGTGCCTTCACTGGCGCAGGCGGCGCGCGATGTCAACGCGGTCTGGAAATTCGCCCTGACAGACGACGATATCCCTAAACTGCAGCAATTTGGCAAACATGTCGAACAGCAACTGGGCCTTGAATGCGAATGGTCGTGGCACGATCAGGTCGATATCGCCCGTCAGGGTAACAGTAAGGGCAAACGCCTGACCCAGTGGGTCGAATCTCAGAGCAGTTCGATGGAAAACGTGATTGCCTTCGGGGATAACTACAACGACATCAGCATGCTGGAAGCGGCCGGTACCGGCGTGGCGATGGGCAATGCTGACGACGAGATCAAAGCACGTGCTAACGTCGTCATCGGCGACAACACCACCGACAGCATTGCGAAGTTCATCTATAGCCAACTGCTGTAA
- the modC gene encoding molybdenum ABC transporter ATP-binding protein ModC → MLELNFSQTLGTHCVTLNETLPASGITAIFGVSGSGKTSLINAISGLTRPQKGRIVLNGRVLNDTEKHICLTPEKRRVGYVFQDARLFPHYKVRGNLRYGMAKSMAGQFDKLVALLGIEPLLDRLPGGLSGGEKQRVAIGRALLTAPELLLLDEPLASLDIPRKRELLPYLQRLAREINIPMLYVSHSLDEILHLADNVMVLEDGQVKAFGALEEVWSSSVMHPWLPKEQQSSILKVSVLEHHPHYAMTALALGDQHLWVNKLNEPLQASLRIRIQASDVSLVLQPPQQTSIRNILRAKVTHCYDDNGQVEVQLEVGGKTLWARISPWARDELGIKPGLWLYAQIKSVSITA, encoded by the coding sequence ATGCTGGAACTCAATTTCTCCCAGACGCTGGGCACCCATTGCGTCACGCTCAACGAAACGCTGCCCGCCAGCGGTATCACCGCGATTTTCGGCGTCTCCGGTTCCGGAAAAACCTCGCTCATCAATGCCATCAGTGGCCTGACTCGACCGCAGAAAGGGCGCATTGTGCTCAACGGACGGGTGCTGAACGACACGGAAAAACATATTTGTCTGACGCCGGAAAAACGTCGGGTAGGCTACGTTTTTCAGGATGCGCGCCTGTTTCCGCATTATAAAGTACGCGGCAATCTGCGTTATGGCATGGCGAAAAGCATGGCCGGTCAGTTTGATAAGCTGGTGGCGTTGTTAGGTATTGAGCCCCTGCTCGACAGACTGCCGGGCGGCCTCTCCGGTGGTGAAAAACAGCGTGTGGCGATTGGCCGGGCGCTGCTGACCGCGCCGGAATTGCTGCTGTTGGATGAACCGCTCGCCTCGCTGGATATTCCGCGTAAGCGCGAACTGTTGCCCTATCTGCAACGCCTGGCGCGGGAGATCAACATTCCCATGCTCTACGTCAGCCACTCGCTCGACGAGATTCTCCATCTGGCCGATAACGTGATGGTACTGGAAGACGGTCAGGTGAAGGCGTTTGGTGCGCTCGAAGAGGTCTGGAGCAGCAGCGTGATGCATCCGTGGCTGCCGAAAGAACAGCAGAGCAGCATCCTGAAGGTGAGCGTGCTGGAGCATCATCCGCATTACGCCATGACGGCACTGGCGCTGGGCGACCAGCATTTGTGGGTCAATAAGCTCAATGAACCGCTGCAAGCCTCGTTGCGCATTCGTATTCAGGCGTCGGATGTTTCACTGGTGCTACAACCGCCGCAGCAGACCAGTATCCGCAATATTTTGCGCGCGAAGGTGACCCACTGCTACGACGATAACGGGCAGGTGGAAGTTCAGCTTGAGGTCGGGGGCAAAACGCTGTGGGCGCGCATAAGCCCGTGGGCCAGGGATGAACTGGGGATCAAACCTGGCCTGTGGCTGTACGCGCAAATCAAGAGCGTATCCATAACCGCCTGA